From Levilactobacillus zymae, a single genomic window includes:
- a CDS encoding MarR family winged helix-turn-helix transcriptional regulator, which produces MTQTNELSQSLEWFSQLQKIMRPVTTIKTDEITISLEQFNLLHAITDQRDDFTPTKFANQIGVSKSMISGQISRLLRAGLIESIASKVDRRQHNLKLTPEGVKVYTQVRGQVVDRLNQLHADISKMM; this is translated from the coding sequence ATGACGCAAACGAACGAGCTGAGTCAATCTTTAGAATGGTTTTCCCAATTACAAAAAATTATGCGGCCGGTAACGACCATCAAAACCGACGAAATTACGATTTCTTTGGAACAATTCAACTTGCTACACGCCATTACGGATCAACGAGACGATTTCACGCCAACGAAATTTGCTAACCAAATTGGCGTGTCCAAATCCATGATTTCCGGTCAAATCTCCCGGTTGTTGCGGGCGGGCCTAATCGAAAGTATTGCTTCGAAGGTCGACCGGCGGCAACATAACTTGAAGCTGACCCCAGAAGGCGTCAAGGTTTACACCCAGGTTCGCGGCCAAGTCGTCGACCGGTTAAACCAACTGCATGCCGATATTTCGAAGATGATGTAG
- a CDS encoding N-acetylmuramoyl-L-alanine amidase: MKLRGKHYLLAAVTMGVTLLGFTAWNTTLAPNTTVVAHAATTVNAVHQGMVGDSKTINNDAFQALIDKYDNSDGVTVHVPKGTYVFNAGHIVLHGNMTFNFDKGAVFRITNGQRLNIAYPSPQAGYDGGIANVTWNGATFQGDNTSAGQSVFVQSIHHAQDVTFNNCVFDNAESPTGHYIDIDGSHDVTVKNSVFTGFNGSMDYKEAIQVDYSNKKAMSYKLAGDKYDNLPSYNVTVDHNKFLPVSRKSGQVQSYAPNPIGEHAVYNKGQAGIIHDVYFTNNTVVDPKPLLDDGVATIHFKCVSDLYITGNKFINQHVLGSGNYIYLYNSQPDYKMTNLNITDNTFTNVNPTKQYVYLDSGTTDNPMTNVTIENNNVTTQKKGIPFVQGNFPLTGAGMQISHNKIKVAKPVATSVSTPTITQTTVKPNKGQKLKKRPQTNKKETYVGGLNTQHAQLKSNYKTYSLYNHIRGHKNWNIMKYNWKKLKNKRVYLDMRATADSGKWYRIRFSKNSTTKYWIRKGALQFDKIDIEEYSRDLNLMKIYPVYNKVFNDSALAKQKGTTADISDRRVTITHRAYRTDSNGNQTVYYQMANGLWTRASAFDLNS, encoded by the coding sequence TTGAAATTGAGGGGTAAGCACTACCTGCTAGCAGCCGTGACGATGGGGGTGACGCTGCTCGGATTTACCGCTTGGAACACGACGTTAGCGCCAAACACCACGGTGGTCGCTCACGCGGCAACTACGGTTAATGCGGTTCATCAAGGCATGGTCGGTGATTCGAAGACCATTAATAACGATGCTTTTCAGGCACTGATTGATAAGTATGATAATAGCGATGGGGTCACGGTGCACGTGCCAAAGGGGACCTACGTCTTTAACGCGGGGCACATTGTGTTACACGGCAATATGACGTTTAATTTTGATAAGGGCGCCGTTTTCCGGATTACCAACGGTCAACGGCTGAACATCGCCTATCCTAGTCCGCAAGCCGGTTACGATGGCGGGATTGCGAACGTCACCTGGAACGGGGCAACCTTCCAGGGGGATAACACCTCTGCGGGCCAAAGTGTGTTTGTTCAAAGCATTCACCACGCTCAGGACGTGACGTTTAACAACTGTGTCTTCGATAATGCGGAATCGCCTACTGGGCACTACATCGATATCGATGGGAGCCATGACGTGACCGTTAAGAATTCGGTCTTTACCGGGTTTAACGGCTCGATGGACTACAAGGAAGCCATTCAGGTCGACTATTCGAACAAGAAGGCCATGTCTTACAAGTTGGCCGGCGATAAATACGATAATTTACCGTCGTATAACGTGACGGTGGATCATAACAAGTTCCTCCCGGTTTCCCGGAAGTCGGGGCAGGTGCAATCCTACGCGCCGAACCCCATTGGGGAACACGCGGTGTATAACAAGGGGCAAGCCGGCATTATTCACGACGTCTACTTTACCAATAACACGGTGGTTGATCCTAAGCCATTGCTCGATGATGGGGTGGCCACGATTCACTTTAAGTGTGTCTCGGACCTCTACATCACGGGCAATAAGTTCATCAACCAACACGTCTTGGGTTCTGGGAACTACATTTACCTGTACAACTCCCAACCGGACTACAAGATGACTAACCTGAATATCACGGATAACACGTTTACTAACGTCAACCCTACCAAGCAGTACGTTTACTTGGATAGTGGGACGACGGACAATCCAATGACCAACGTGACGATTGAAAACAACAACGTGACGACACAAAAGAAGGGGATTCCGTTCGTCCAGGGGAACTTCCCCCTGACGGGTGCGGGGATGCAGATTAGTCACAATAAGATCAAGGTCGCCAAGCCGGTGGCCACGTCAGTCTCGACGCCAACCATCACGCAAACCACGGTCAAGCCGAATAAGGGGCAGAAGCTCAAGAAACGGCCTCAGACCAACAAGAAAGAAACTTACGTGGGTGGGTTGAACACGCAACATGCCCAGCTAAAGTCGAACTATAAGACTTACTCGCTGTACAATCACATTCGCGGTCACAAAAACTGGAACATCATGAAGTACAACTGGAAGAAGTTAAAGAACAAGCGGGTTTACCTGGATATGCGGGCCACGGCCGATAGTGGCAAGTGGTACCGGATTCGCTTCTCCAAGAATTCAACCACGAAGTACTGGATTCGTAAGGGGGCTCTGCAGTTCGACAAGATCGATATTGAAGAGTACAGCCGGGATCTCAACTTGATGAAGATTTATCCGGTCTACAACAAGGTCTTTAACGACTCGGCCTTGGCTAAGCAAAAGGGGACCACGGCCGATATCAGCGACCGGCGCGTAACGATTACGCACCGGGCTTACCGGACGGATTCTAACGGCAACCAAACCGTGTACTACCAGATGGCTAATGGTCTCTGGACACGGGCCAGTGCCTTTGATTTAAACTCTTAA
- a CDS encoding SDR family NAD(P)-dependent oxidoreductase has product MKKTALITGATGGLGREFVKKFATAGKDLVLVGRNPQKLANLKAMVENRYAVRVETIVVDFSTETAAEQIFDHVTAKGIQIDYLVNNAGLGGQGVFVERTMAQDVSMMRVNMLVPTKLMKLFIPEFVKRGAGKVLNVSSSAALIPGPLQAEYYATKAYVTSLSNAIAYEVKDTGVTVTTLMPGAIETGFAKAGGLTQTKMFAHGALPADVAQAGYQGMLAGKLNVFAGLSAMQRPFVGLMPILPKKAIMGFVANQQSNSN; this is encoded by the coding sequence ATGAAAAAAACAGCTTTGATTACGGGGGCGACTGGTGGATTAGGCCGTGAATTTGTCAAAAAATTTGCGACGGCTGGTAAGGACTTAGTTCTCGTGGGACGCAATCCGCAGAAACTAGCGAACTTAAAGGCCATGGTCGAAAACCGTTATGCTGTAAGGGTGGAAACCATTGTGGTAGATTTTTCGACGGAAACGGCTGCCGAACAAATTTTTGATCACGTGACGGCTAAGGGCATTCAAATTGATTATCTGGTGAATAATGCCGGCTTAGGTGGGCAAGGCGTGTTTGTCGAACGCACGATGGCGCAAGACGTTTCAATGATGCGAGTCAACATGTTAGTACCTACTAAACTCATGAAGCTGTTCATTCCGGAGTTCGTTAAACGGGGGGCGGGTAAGGTCTTAAATGTGTCGTCGTCGGCCGCCTTGATTCCGGGTCCCTTACAGGCGGAGTATTACGCTACTAAGGCTTACGTGACATCGCTCAGCAATGCGATTGCTTATGAGGTCAAGGATACCGGGGTGACCGTGACCACGTTGATGCCGGGCGCCATTGAAACGGGCTTTGCCAAGGCGGGGGGATTAACCCAAACTAAAATGTTTGCCCACGGCGCATTACCGGCAGACGTTGCCCAAGCGGGGTACCAGGGAATGTTGGCCGGCAAATTAAACGTCTTTGCGGGGTTATCGGCAATGCAGCGCCCATTCGTCGGGTTAATGCCTATCCTGCCTAAGAAGGCAATTATGGGATTTGTCGCCAACCAACAATCAAATTCAAATTAG
- a CDS encoding AraC family transcriptional regulator ligand-binding domain-containing protein, whose product MKKFIINGQYRQLLTQYGFNVEKVLKAAKLPENLFTHEQIRLTEQEYYHLMDTIAKQAPNPQTLITLATYDDIETFSAPILAAYCSENGMKFIERLGQYKPLIGPIGYQIRTEREAVTVTLKSLNALSITSKFYTVSELLFLINLITKATEENVVPLKITTTFPDIAQPISAALKVNPTVGEVDSITFKLADLERPFLTDNAALRSYLTPELKRRLAELEVDESFSAQVRSALVDLLPAGESTIEDVAGKLNVSKRTLQRKLKNEATSFQKQLNGVRGVCQESCVNSSLYD is encoded by the coding sequence ATGAAAAAGTTTATTATCAACGGTCAATACCGGCAGTTATTAACCCAGTATGGGTTTAACGTGGAGAAAGTGTTAAAGGCGGCGAAACTGCCTGAGAATCTTTTTACGCATGAACAAATCAGATTGACTGAGCAGGAGTATTATCATTTAATGGATACCATCGCCAAGCAGGCGCCCAATCCGCAAACCCTGATAACCCTGGCGACGTACGACGATATCGAGACTTTTTCGGCCCCCATCTTAGCCGCTTATTGTAGCGAGAACGGGATGAAATTCATTGAGCGATTAGGGCAATACAAACCCTTGATTGGTCCCATTGGCTATCAAATCAGGACAGAACGGGAAGCGGTCACGGTGACGTTGAAATCGTTGAACGCATTGTCAATTACGTCGAAATTTTACACGGTTAGTGAGCTACTCTTTTTAATCAATTTGATCACCAAGGCAACTGAGGAAAACGTTGTTCCCTTGAAAATCACCACGACGTTTCCGGACATTGCCCAGCCAATTAGCGCGGCCCTGAAGGTTAACCCGACGGTGGGCGAGGTCGACAGCATCACGTTTAAATTGGCTGATCTTGAGCGCCCGTTTTTAACCGATAACGCGGCGCTACGGTCCTACCTAACTCCCGAATTAAAGCGCCGTTTAGCCGAACTGGAAGTGGATGAGTCGTTTAGTGCCCAAGTGCGGAGTGCGTTGGTTGACCTATTACCGGCGGGCGAAAGTACCATTGAAGACGTTGCTGGTAAATTGAACGTTAGTAAACGAACGTTACAACGTAAACTAAAAAACGAAGCGACTAGCTTTCAAAAACAGCTTAATGGTGTGCGTGGGGTGTGTCAAGAATCTTGTGTAAACTCGTCTTTGTATGACTAG
- a CDS encoding IS256 family transposase produces the protein MNELSTEIMSALAKKEDVGEIIRQAVEQAVNGLLKTELTAFLGYQAYQRPDQATNYRNGVYERQLTTKYGEITVQVPRDRAGQFEQQTIDRYQRRTDSLEDMVIHLYRRGITTKEIAELMEKMYGSYYTPATMSNITQNVAEQVERFHQRKLADKYAVVYVDATYVHLRRDTVENEAVYIMIGIRPNGRKEVLNYTIAPTESKTIWEEQLQTIKDQGVQQVLLFVADGVIGLTDAVTQYFPKAKLQRCLVHVARNFTAKVRVSDRKPINDAFRDVRQSATAVAAKQALTVFIDKWGKKYPSLKKLAQEENLFTYYAFPKAVRHSIYSTNLIESFNKVFKSNLRKKQQFPNEDSLARFTVTQCLDYNDRNTNRTHRGFASCRDTFDSMFE, from the coding sequence ATGAATGAGCTTAGCACAGAAATCATGTCAGCACTAGCGAAAAAGGAAGATGTTGGTGAAATTATTCGTCAGGCCGTTGAGCAAGCCGTTAATGGCTTGCTTAAAACTGAACTCACAGCCTTCCTAGGCTACCAGGCATACCAACGTCCAGATCAAGCTACTAATTACCGTAACGGTGTTTATGAACGCCAATTGACGACAAAATACGGTGAGATTACCGTTCAGGTCCCACGGGACCGAGCAGGTCAATTTGAGCAACAAACGATTGATCGTTATCAGCGACGGACTGACAGCCTGGAAGATATGGTCATTCATCTGTATCGTCGGGGAATTACGACGAAAGAAATTGCCGAACTGATGGAAAAGATGTACGGCAGCTATTACACCCCAGCCACCATGTCGAACATTACGCAGAATGTGGCCGAACAGGTCGAACGTTTCCATCAGCGAAAGTTAGCTGATAAGTACGCAGTCGTGTACGTCGATGCGACTTACGTGCATCTACGGCGGGATACGGTGGAGAACGAAGCGGTCTACATCATGATTGGCATTCGTCCCAATGGACGTAAGGAAGTTCTCAACTACACTATCGCACCAACCGAATCAAAGACTATCTGGGAGGAACAACTCCAAACAATCAAAGACCAAGGCGTCCAGCAAGTCCTTTTATTTGTGGCCGACGGTGTCATTGGCTTAACCGATGCAGTCACACAATACTTTCCCAAAGCAAAGCTCCAGCGTTGTCTCGTCCATGTAGCTCGTAACTTTACAGCCAAGGTTCGGGTCAGTGACCGTAAGCCGATCAATGATGCCTTTCGTGATGTTCGCCAATCAGCTACGGCAGTAGCTGCAAAACAAGCCTTAACGGTTTTTATCGATAAGTGGGGTAAAAAGTATCCTAGCCTTAAGAAGCTTGCGCAAGAGGAGAATTTATTTACCTATTACGCTTTCCCCAAGGCCGTTCGTCATAGTATTTACTCAACCAACCTAATCGAATCTTTTAACAAGGTCTTCAAATCCAATCTCAGGAAGAAGCAACAATTTCCAAACGAGGATTCTCTAGCAAGGTTTACCGTCACTCAGTGTTTAGATTATAACGACCGCAATACCAATCGGACGCATCGCGGTTTTGCCAGTTGCCGGGACACTTTCGACTCAATGTTTGAGTAA
- a CDS encoding AraC family transcriptional regulator produces MLAKSYLQNTTLSADEIAYLLGYLEVNSFLRAFTLWTGISLSDYRQQLKAN; encoded by the coding sequence ATGTTGGCTAAAAGCTATCTTCAAAATACGACATTGTCTGCTGATGAGATTGCCTATCTTTTAGGCTATTTGGAAGTTAATTCGTTCTTACGGGCGTTTACGCTTTGGACGGGAATCAGCCTTAGCGACTACCGGCAACAGCTTAAAGCAAACTGA
- a CDS encoding Spx/MgsR family RNA polymerase-binding regulatory protein — translation MIKMYFHAKTTAVTKAMKWLANHDAIFTARDIKKQPLTRDEILYMLSLTEDGTDDLISTRSKAYKALPNSVQDMGMNELVELLQTNPGILKNPIVVDRNKLATGFDLETIREFVPASYRKKELANFFKILNGTKKSLNVSPA, via the coding sequence ATGATCAAAATGTACTTTCACGCTAAAACAACCGCTGTCACCAAAGCAATGAAGTGGTTAGCAAATCACGATGCCATCTTTACGGCACGGGACATTAAAAAACAACCTTTAACCCGGGATGAAATTCTATACATGTTATCACTGACTGAAGACGGGACGGACGACTTGATTTCGACGCGTTCCAAAGCCTATAAGGCCTTACCTAATTCGGTCCAAGACATGGGGATGAACGAATTGGTTGAATTGTTACAGACCAATCCGGGCATCTTAAAGAACCCAATCGTGGTGGACCGCAATAAGTTAGCCACCGGTTTCGATCTGGAAACCATTCGGGAGTTTGTGCCGGCCTCTTACCGGAAGAAGGAATTGGCTAATTTCTTCAAGATTTTAAACGGGACCAAGAAGTCCCTGAACGTCTCACCAGCATAG
- a CDS encoding NlpC/P60 family protein, translated as MKIKQLSLTVAAAAAFLPVWGLTTTASANTTNTINSTSNMSDTQYVRKSATGWTYNLGGTASNMTFGKKTHYLKNYPHTTWHATKKRYITKKNGVKYLYYYVTNGRKTASGWIWHGYLQKKSYQHTSSNTTTKGTGSYASILKVAQAQLGKPYVYGGNGPSSFDCSGFTKYVFNHAIGQTLPRTAQAQYNAYDHVSASNAKAGDLIFFGTSTSNITHCGIYLGNHKMIDAQLRGVVTEATNVSWWHTVGYARPATLS; from the coding sequence ATGAAAATCAAACAACTTAGCCTGACGGTCGCTGCCGCGGCAGCCTTCTTACCCGTCTGGGGACTGACCACAACCGCGTCCGCCAACACCACGAACACCATTAACAGCACCAGTAACATGTCCGATACACAATACGTGCGTAAAAGTGCGACCGGTTGGACTTACAACCTCGGGGGCACGGCCAGCAACATGACCTTTGGCAAGAAAACCCACTACCTAAAGAACTACCCCCACACCACGTGGCACGCCACCAAGAAGCGCTACATTACCAAGAAAAATGGCGTTAAGTATCTTTATTACTACGTCACGAATGGGCGCAAAACCGCGTCGGGGTGGATCTGGCACGGTTACTTACAAAAGAAGAGCTATCAACACACCAGTTCGAACACCACGACTAAGGGAACCGGGTCTTACGCATCCATTTTAAAGGTTGCCCAGGCCCAGCTAGGTAAGCCGTACGTCTACGGCGGTAACGGCCCAAGTTCCTTCGACTGCTCCGGCTTCACCAAGTACGTCTTTAACCACGCCATTGGCCAAACGTTACCCCGAACGGCGCAGGCCCAATACAACGCCTACGACCACGTCAGTGCTAGCAACGCCAAGGCTGGCGACCTGATCTTCTTTGGGACCAGCACCAGTAACATCACCCACTGCGGGATTTACCTGGGGAACCACAAGATGATTGACGCCCAACTTCGCGGTGTCGTCACCGAAGCCACCAACGTTTCCTGGTGGCACACCGTCGGCTACGCCCGTCCCGCCACGTTAAGCTAA
- a CDS encoding MucBP domain-containing protein — MTSTMPRATGRWWSQSLTVMSLTAICLTGGPVAALAAPTTTTDQATASSATSQTPTKVTASTKPHSKADESIDSWMPNKRLQEAVLNDLNKDNPDKHWASVAEITKDDMQLLESLHDTHHVYIDGQTEYSLEGLQYATKMERLTLGGNLNTNPIRLNADIVDVSPLKDLQSLKDVNLQYNRLKDVSPLAGLKNVVHMSLGWNYIEDFSMLPIQQYTQFTYINQFIERPMINVNAETRRAHLKVALKFKDSQPVELTAPERFGRLADWTPSGEIFRSLYFRGGNGQPDGQGGLTYDQIVDQEPGPTSFPEVNVSPLPDKFYLIGQDAEQIFKVVQPYKIAPAAKSVTVKYQDVNGKSLHDDLVLDGVVGDEYTTEQLAIPGYTFKEVQGAAKGTFKDTDQTVTYVYTPDPVAGQPVTVKYQDRTGEKLSEDVVLTGKVGEPYEAERLKIAGHVWSKVEGEEKGTFSDQAQTVIQIYSLIEGDGGTGEGNPGNGGGTGGAGEPGGGTGDGSHSGQQPGPGGASSSSSSSSSSSSSSSSSSSSSSSTSSGPAQSSSSSQSKPQTGTSSAPTTETEPAPVVTGEQDDDVTGMPGNLGPAGPFEGGLNGETPGMPSQTLTEDLTPTVFPSQGTPAATGDLPQTNERHGRLGVWLGAALLTTLGLSWWGRRRSHEDD, encoded by the coding sequence ATGACAAGTACAATGCCACGCGCAACCGGTCGTTGGTGGTCCCAAAGTCTGACGGTGATGAGTCTAACGGCAATCTGTCTAACTGGTGGTCCGGTGGCCGCGTTAGCCGCACCCACCACAACTACGGATCAGGCCACGGCCAGCTCGGCCACGAGTCAGACACCGACAAAGGTAACCGCTTCCACTAAACCGCATTCGAAAGCCGATGAGAGCATCGACAGTTGGATGCCCAACAAGCGCTTGCAGGAGGCCGTGTTAAACGACCTCAATAAAGATAACCCAGACAAGCACTGGGCGAGTGTCGCTGAGATTACTAAAGACGATATGCAACTACTAGAAAGTTTACACGACACCCACCACGTCTATATCGACGGGCAAACCGAATACTCCTTGGAGGGGTTGCAGTACGCCACGAAGATGGAACGGCTCACGCTGGGCGGAAACCTCAATACTAACCCGATTCGGCTCAATGCCGACATTGTCGATGTGAGTCCTTTAAAGGATTTACAGAGCCTGAAGGACGTGAACCTACAGTACAATCGGCTGAAGGATGTTTCACCATTGGCGGGACTGAAGAACGTCGTCCACATGTCGTTAGGGTGGAACTACATCGAAGACTTTTCGATGCTGCCAATTCAGCAGTACACGCAGTTCACCTACATTAACCAATTTATTGAACGGCCCATGATTAACGTCAACGCCGAGACACGGCGGGCCCATTTGAAAGTGGCCTTAAAGTTTAAGGACAGCCAGCCGGTTGAACTAACCGCCCCCGAGCGGTTCGGTCGGTTAGCGGATTGGACGCCCAGTGGCGAAATCTTTCGCTCACTGTATTTTCGGGGCGGGAACGGTCAACCGGACGGCCAGGGAGGCTTGACCTACGATCAGATTGTGGACCAGGAACCCGGGCCAACGTCCTTTCCGGAGGTTAACGTGTCCCCGCTACCGGATAAATTTTACCTAATTGGCCAAGACGCGGAGCAGATCTTTAAGGTGGTTCAACCGTACAAGATCGCTCCGGCGGCAAAGTCCGTGACGGTCAAGTATCAGGACGTCAACGGGAAGTCACTCCACGATGACCTGGTCCTCGATGGGGTGGTCGGAGATGAGTACACCACGGAACAATTAGCGATTCCCGGGTACACGTTTAAGGAGGTCCAAGGCGCAGCCAAGGGGACGTTTAAAGATACCGATCAGACGGTGACCTACGTGTACACACCCGATCCGGTGGCCGGTCAGCCGGTCACGGTCAAGTATCAGGACCGAACGGGCGAAAAGCTGAGCGAGGACGTGGTTCTGACGGGAAAGGTCGGGGAACCCTACGAAGCAGAACGGTTGAAGATTGCGGGGCACGTGTGGTCAAAGGTCGAAGGTGAGGAAAAGGGGACCTTCAGCGATCAGGCGCAAACTGTGATCCAGATTTATTCGCTAATCGAAGGTGATGGTGGCACCGGTGAAGGCAATCCTGGTAATGGTGGTGGCACTGGTGGTGCTGGGGAGCCCGGTGGTGGCACCGGCGACGGTAGCCATTCCGGCCAGCAACCCGGCCCCGGGGGAGCGTCCTCGAGTTCCAGCAGTAGCTCATCTAGTAGCAGTTCATCCAGTAGCAGTTCGTCAAGTAGTAGTTCAACTAGTAGTGGACCCGCGCAGTCCAGTTCCAGTTCGCAGTCCAAGCCCCAGACGGGGACCAGTTCGGCGCCAACGACCGAGACGGAGCCCGCTCCGGTGGTGACCGGTGAACAGGACGATGACGTTACGGGAATGCCGGGTAACCTGGGGCCAGCCGGTCCGTTTGAAGGCGGCCTAAACGGTGAGACGCCGGGAATGCCGAGCCAGACGTTGACGGAAGACCTCACGCCAACTGTTTTTCCGAGCCAAGGAACCCCGGCAGCGACCGGTGACTTACCCCAGACAAATGAGCGTCACGGTCGGTTAGGCGTGTGGCTGGGTGCCGCATTGCTGACCACGCTGGGGTTAAGCTGGTGGGGGCGGCGACGGTCACATGAAGATGACTAA
- a CDS encoding IS30-like element ISLpl1 family transposase, whose protein sequence is MSSITYSERIKIETFCELGLSNIQMGVRLNRSPSTISYELSRCQPYQAELAQTDAEYKRSRCGRKTKLSDELKQKILNHLRLSWSPGMIAHEFKLATKSIYNWLNQGRIDFSLNDLPEHGVRQRRNVDQRSKYNQSLGRSIEQRPMMINQRNRIGDFELDTVVGPRGHSKAVLLTLIDRKSRFLWAYRLKDRTTASVNEALTKFLTTFNGPVHSFTVDRGTEFSGLVSFESQYGIKTYYCHAYTPAERGSNERFNRNLRYFYPKGTRFEHISAQDLTTTLLQINQRPLKILDWQTPYQVMLTNLSKNSD, encoded by the coding sequence TTGTCTAGTATAACCTATTCCGAACGAATTAAAATCGAAACCTTTTGTGAACTAGGGCTGTCCAATATCCAAATGGGCGTTCGGCTGAACCGATCACCGTCAACAATTTCTTATGAATTATCTCGATGTCAACCTTATCAGGCTGAATTAGCACAAACAGATGCCGAATACAAGCGATCACGATGTGGTCGGAAAACTAAGCTGAGCGATGAGTTAAAGCAAAAAATTCTCAACCATTTACGTCTAAGCTGGTCACCAGGAATGATTGCTCACGAATTTAAACTAGCTACTAAATCTATTTATAATTGGCTAAATCAGGGGAGAATTGATTTCTCCTTGAATGATCTACCTGAACATGGCGTACGCCAACGGCGTAACGTTGACCAACGATCCAAATATAATCAATCTTTGGGGCGATCAATTGAACAGCGTCCCATGATGATTAATCAACGTAATCGCATCGGCGATTTTGAACTAGATACAGTCGTTGGTCCTCGTGGGCATAGTAAGGCAGTTTTATTAACTTTAATCGATCGAAAATCACGGTTCCTTTGGGCATACCGGTTAAAAGATCGAACGACAGCGAGTGTTAATGAAGCACTGACTAAGTTCCTAACAACTTTTAATGGACCGGTGCACAGTTTTACTGTGGACCGTGGTACTGAGTTTAGTGGGCTAGTATCATTTGAATCACAATATGGTATTAAGACCTATTACTGTCATGCTTATACGCCAGCTGAACGTGGTAGTAATGAACGCTTTAATCGGAATTTACGTTATTTTTATCCTAAGGGGACTCGTTTTGAGCACATTAGTGCTCAAGATTTAACGACGACGTTACTCCAAATTAACCAGCGACCGCTTAAAATACTCGACTGGCAAACACCGTATCAGGTTATGCTGACCAATTTGTCCAAAAATTCGGATTAA